Proteins from a genomic interval of Myxococcota bacterium:
- a CDS encoding inositol monophosphatase family protein — MDPREFIERMTLPVWQACAAVRWLEGRVRNRPKADELTPEKAALTDGDCVSQEILLVALRAHFPAVSVFVEEDTPTAEAFAGNRSVETVVIDPIDGTARYLRGDGPYALLVGLEREGRVEAALVAVPQFGVLVRATRGGGAELARNGGEFARVRAERRGPQLLVSHGLPQEVRARANASGWKPIVAAGAAIGIAPLLDGVGGGVRIAAESQGLSRRAWIAGLLLQEAGGAIESLDGALPARFEPGVRGALVAATPREVEKLRELVA; from the coding sequence ATGGATCCGAGGGAATTCATCGAGCGCATGACCCTGCCCGTCTGGCAGGCGTGTGCCGCCGTGCGCTGGCTCGAGGGCCGGGTGCGCAATCGGCCCAAGGCCGACGAGCTCACGCCCGAGAAGGCGGCGCTCACCGACGGCGACTGCGTGTCGCAGGAGATCCTGCTGGTCGCGCTGCGCGCGCACTTTCCCGCGGTCTCGGTGTTCGTCGAGGAGGACACGCCGACCGCGGAGGCATTCGCCGGCAACCGCTCCGTCGAGACCGTCGTGATCGACCCGATCGACGGCACCGCGCGTTATCTGCGCGGCGACGGCCCGTACGCGCTGCTCGTGGGCCTCGAACGCGAGGGGCGGGTCGAGGCGGCGCTGGTCGCGGTGCCGCAATTCGGCGTGCTGGTGCGCGCCACCCGCGGTGGCGGCGCCGAGCTCGCGCGCAACGGCGGTGAGTTCGCGCGCGTGCGCGCCGAGCGCCGCGGCCCGCAGCTCCTGGTCTCGCACGGCTTGCCGCAAGAGGTGCGCGCGCGCGCCAACGCCTCGGGCTGGAAGCCGATCGTCGCCGCCGGCGCCGCGATCGGGATCGCGCCGTTGCTCGACGGCGTGGGCGGCGGCGTGCGCATCGCGGCGGAGTCGCAGGGCCTGTCGCGGCGCGCGTGGATCGCGGGGCTCCTGCTGCAGGAAGCGGGCGGCGCGATCGAGTCACTCGACGGCGCGCTGCCGGCGCGCTTCGAGCCCGGGGTGCGCGGCGCTCTGGTCGCAGCCACGCCGCGCGAGGTCGAGAAGCTGCGCGAGCTCGTGGCCTGA